The sequence GCGGAACATTCAGGGTGCGGGGCGACGTGATCGAGGTGCATCCGGCATATGACGACTATGGACTGCGGATTGAACTCGACTTCGACACTGTGGTTCGGGTGAGCCGGGTCGATCTATTGACCGGCGAAGTTACCGAAGGCCTTAAGCGAGCTGTTATCTTCCCGGCCAAACACTTCATCACGACTCCGCTAAGGCTTGAAGAGGCAATGCAGGCGATACGTGAAGAGATGAAAGACCGGACTGCTGAATTGGAGCGGGAAGGCCGGCTGCTTGAAGCGCAGCGCCTTTCACAACGGACCCGATTCGACCTTGAGATGTTAGGGGAAATCGGCTTCTGCAACGGGATCGAGAACTACTCCCGACACCTGTCCGGTCGTCATCCTGGAGAACCTCCCTTCACGTTGTTCGACTACTTTCCCAAGGACTTCCTGTTAATTGTCGATGAGTCGCATGTCGGGGTGCCGCAAATCAGCGGAATGATCGGGGGCGATCAGTCGCGGAAGCGGATATTGGTGGAATATGGCTTTCGATTGCCATCGGCGCTCGATAATCGGCCGCTGACGCTCAAGGAATGGGAAGCGAAGGCGCAACAGGTGATATTTGTCTCCGCAACGCCGGGTGATTATGAACTGGAGAAGTCAGGCGGTGTGGTAGTGGAACAGATTATTCGCCCGACCGGTCTGGTCGATCCGGAGATTGTCGTTCATCCATCGGCGGGTCAGATCGACGACCTTTTAGAAGAGATACGCGTCTCAGTTGAACGAGGTGAGCGGGTACTGGTAACGACCCTCACCAAACGGATGTCGGAAGACCTGACCGACTATCTTTCCAAAGCCGGCATTCGGGTGCGTTATCTGCACAGCGAAATCGAATCCCTCGACCGGGTAGGTATTTTGCGCGATCTTCGTCTTGCCGAGTTCGATGTTCTGGTTGGGATCAACCTGCTTCGTGAGGGTCTTGACCTGCCGGAGGTGTCGCTGGTGGCGATTCTCGATGCCGATAAGGAAGGCTTTCTGCGCAGCGAGCGGTCATTGATGCAGACTTCGGGCCGGGCGGCACGCAATGCCGCCGGTAAAGTGATCTTTTACGCCGACAAGATCACCGACTCGATGCAAAAGGTAATTGACGAAACCACACGCCGTCGGGCCGCTCAAGGGGAATACAACCGAAAGCACGGCATTGTCCCGGAGACAATCCGCAAGAGCGTAGAGGAGATACTAAGGCAAACCTCGGCAGCTGACGGGAAGGTCTCAAAGATTGCCAAACTGGCGCGCCGCGATGCGTTAACAGAGTTTGAGAAAGAGGAACTGATCGAACGGCTGACCAGGGAAATGGCGTTGGCATCCGAGCAACTGCTCTTTGAACGCGCCGCCGAACTGCGCGACGAACTCTATGCGCTCAAAGGGATCTCGGCCGAGTCGGCGAAGAGACAGATACGAAAGTTCAGATAGAAGGCCTATGCAGTGGGAAAATAGCCTCTTCTGCGGCGACAACCTCGATATACTGCGCAACTACATCCCGGACGAGTGCGTCGATTTGGTCTATATCGACCCACCCTTCTTTTCGAACCGCAACTACGCAGTGATATGGGGTGACGAAGCCGAGCGTAGGTCGTTCGAGGACATCTGGGAAGGGGGGATGGAGAGTTACGTATCGTTTATGGACGTCCGGCTGCGTGAACTGCGGCGGATTATGAAACCGCACGCTTCGATCTACGTCCACTGTGACTGGCATGCGTCGCACCGCATTAGACTTCTAATGGATAAGATATTTGGAACTAACTGCTTCCAGAACGAGATCATCTGGTATTACCGAGGCGGCGGGGTGTCGAAAAACTACTTTGGAAGACGCCATGACAACATCTATTTCTATGGGAAATCACCGGATATAAGGTTCTATCCCGACACCGTCAGGTTACCTTATGCCGAACCGACTATCAAGCGCTTTGCCCATAAGATTGGCAATGTTCGCGGCGGCCGAGACTACGGAATTCAGAAGCTTCATCCAACGGGCAAACACCCTGATGATGTCTGGTTGATACAACCGATTGCTCCATCAGCCGGCGAAAGGCTTGGCTATCCCACTCAGAAACCAGAGCGACTTCTGGAGAATATCATAGGGGCTTCAACCCAAGATGGCGACCTCGTCTTCGACGCCTTCTGCGGCTGCGGAACAACGCTTGCTGTTGCGCAGAGACTGGGTCGCAAGTGGATCGGGATCGACATTTCCTACACCGCCATCGAACTTGTTAAGGAGCGCTTGGCTAAGTTGGGTGTTAATCAATCGCGCATCATAGGAATGCCGACCACTACCGAGGATGCCCTCCGCTTACAGCCATTCGACTTCCAGACCTGGGTGCTGAAGAAACTTCACTGTTATGCCTCACGTCGTAAGACCGCCGACCTCGGGATAGACGGCTACACCTACTTTCGCCAGCATCCGGTTCAAATCAAGAAGTCCGAGCGCATTGGGCGTAACGTCATCGACAACTTCGTTGCGGCTATGAAACGAGAAGGCAAGTCGAGAGGTTTTGTCGTGGCTGTCAGTTTTGGCCCAGGTGCGATCGGCGAAGTCCATCGCTTGCGCAACGACAGTGAGGTTGACATAACATTGATCGAACTTGACGAAGTCATCAATGGCTATATCATAGAAGAATGAAGGTCGTCGTCATAGGATCCGGGGGTCGGGAACACGCTCTCTGCTGGGCGCTGGCGCGAAGCCGTCTGAAGCCTGAGGTGCACTGCCTGCCCGGCAACGGTGGGACTCATGCAGTCGCCCATAATGAGCCTATTCCGGCGCGTGACTTCGAAGAGATCACTACCTATCTCAATCGCGTCAGACCTGCACTAACCGTGATTGGGCCGGACGATCCGATTGCAGCCGGTCTCGGCGATCTGATAGCCGCTGCCGGGCATCCGGTATTTGCCCCGTCCGCTGCTGCCGCCCGAATAGAATTCTCGAAGGCCTTTGCAAAGGACCTAATGGTTAAAGCCGGTGTTCCGACGGCAGGATACCAATCGTTCACCAAACTGGCTGCGGCTGAGTCCTTCATTCTTCAGCATGGTGCGCCGGTGGTGGTCAAGGCTTCCGGCTTAGCCCTTGGCAAAGGCGCGGTCGTATGCTACTCGGTCGAGGAGGCAATTCAGACGGCTCGCATTATGCTCGAAGATGG comes from Calditrichota bacterium and encodes:
- the uvrB gene encoding excinuclease ABC subunit UvrB, producing MNQLFKLVSDFGPRGDQQQAIELLLKGLKSGEKFQTLLGVTGSGKTFTIANVIANWGRPVLVMSPNKTLAAQLYGEFKGFFPFNAVEYFISYYDYYQPEAYIPSSDVYIEKETSINAEIDKLRLRATSSLMERDDCVIVASVSSIYGLGSPEDYKAQLLIFEVGQEVTRREALEKLVSIHYSRNDFDFARGTFRVRGDVIEVHPAYDDYGLRIELDFDTVVRVSRVDLLTGEVTEGLKRAVIFPAKHFITTPLRLEEAMQAIREEMKDRTAELEREGRLLEAQRLSQRTRFDLEMLGEIGFCNGIENYSRHLSGRHPGEPPFTLFDYFPKDFLLIVDESHVGVPQISGMIGGDQSRKRILVEYGFRLPSALDNRPLTLKEWEAKAQQVIFVSATPGDYELEKSGGVVVEQIIRPTGLVDPEIVVHPSAGQIDDLLEEIRVSVERGERVLVTTLTKRMSEDLTDYLSKAGIRVRYLHSEIESLDRVGILRDLRLAEFDVLVGINLLREGLDLPEVSLVAILDADKEGFLRSERSLMQTSGRAARNAAGKVIFYADKITDSMQKVIDETTRRRAAQGEYNRKHGIVPETIRKSVEEILRQTSAADGKVSKIAKLARRDALTEFEKEELIERLTREMALASEQLLFERAAELRDELYALKGISAESAKRQIRKFR